Sequence from the Pleomorphomonas sp. T1.2MG-36 genome:
ATAGCGCTCTTCAAGCGCCTCACGAAGATTGATCGGCTCGATGCCGTCGGAGGGAATCAGTTCCTTGCCCATGGCACGATGGGTAGAATCGCCCCCGCCCAAGTGCAACAGAATGGCAAGCGGTTATCCGCCAACGTGCACGTTTTGTCCCCGGATTAGTGTCAATCCGCCACGAGCGGCACCGCCTTGGCATCCAGCGCCTTCACCGCGTCGGCCGGCTTCAGGTGAACCTGAAGGCCGCGCTGACCGCCGTTCATGTAGACCGTTTCGTGGGCGAGCGCCGCTTCCTCGAAGGCGGTCGGCACTCGTTTCTTCTGGCCGAAGGGCGAGATGCCGCCGACGTGGTAGCCGGTAACCCGCTCGGCCTCGGCCGGCTTCATCATCTGGGCCGACTTGCCGCCGAAGGCGGCTGCGAGCCTTTTCATGCTGACTTCGTGGTCGGACGGCACGACGACGCAGACCGGCTTGCCGTCCACCTCCGCCATCAGCGTCTTGAGCACACGGAACGGCTCGGCGCCGATCGCTTCGGCCGCCTGCATGCCGATGCGGTCGGCGTCGGGATCATAGTCGTAGGTGACCGTCTCATAGGCGACGCGCGCCTTGTCGAGGAACTGGGTGGCGCGAGTGGTGCGGGACATCGGAAAGACCCTGTTGCGTCCAGAAAAGGTCAGGCGGCGAGCCCGGCCAGAAAAGCGGGGAGCCGGCGGTTGACGGCGACGGCCGCTTCGACGTGCGGCAAATGACCGACTTCCGGAATGACGAAGCGCTCGCCGCCGACGGCGACCAGACGATCCTCGTCAAGCGGGTTGACGGCGTCGCCTGCGCCCCAGATGACCAGACGCGGCAGGCCGGCCTCGGCCACCTTGTGGAATGCGGCATCCGCCTCGGCGGAGATCGCCGTCATTTCCGAGGCAATGCGCGACAGCGCGGCCCGGCGGCCGGGCTTTTCGAGTTCGTCGAGCATGTAGAGCGCCAGGCGCCGGTTGGCGAGGCTCTTCCTGACGAACAGGCGCTGAAGCAGATGTTCGGTGGCTTCGACGTCGGTCAGGGTCGGCAAGGTCTCCACGAAGACGCGCGGAACCGGCCGGCCAAGGCCCGAAGCGGCCAGCGCCGTCAGCGACCTCACACGGTCGGGATGGCGTGCGGCGAAAACACCGGACACCGCACCTCCGAGCGAATGTCCGACCATGTCGACGCGACCGACGCCGGCCTCATCGAGCGCGCTGCGGATGGCATCGGCGAAAGCGACGGCCGACGGCGCCATCCCTTCCGTCCAGGGCGATGCCCCGTGCCCCGGCAGATCGAGCGACCAGACGTCGGCGACCGCCGACAGCGCCGGCTGGTTGGCCGTGAACGTGCGACGATCGGCGCCGAAGCCGTGGACGAGCAAGAGCGGAGCTCCGTTGCCTCCGGAATGATGGAGACGGACCTCGAAAGCGGCTGGAGACAATGTGGACAATCGCAACTCCGGACGGACGCGCGGGCCGTCGCAGATTGGCGGTTCACAGGTTGAAGGGCAAGGGCAATCCGCATCGCCGTAGTCACTTTCACTTATACTTGACTAATTAACTCAAGTTATGCTCCCTATCGGCACATCCTATCGTCGGAAGCCGATCATGAACGCGCCCTACCTTCCGCCTGAAAGCTGGCACCCCCAGGACGTCGAGGACCTCCTCGTCCTCGTGCGGTTCATTGGCGGGGAGAAACGGCGCAAATCCGGTGACTCCTTCGTCGATCATCGGCCCGACGCCCTGGCCTGCCGCCGGCTGACCGAACGCTGCGCTCTCGTACCCCGTCCACACGCGCCGGGCGGCCACGCGGCCAGCCTCGTCGGCATGTCACGCCTCTATCGTTTCGTCCATGCGCCGGTGGGCATCGCTCCGGACATGCCCGTCGACCGGGAAGTCGCGGTGCGCCGCGCCGTTCTGGAGGCGCTCGACCCGCCAGACCGCAGCGAGGTGGAAGCCCGAATGTGCGCCGATCTCGTGGAGATGCGGGCCGGCATCTTCCGCTGCGCACACGCCGACCTCTGCGCCGGGCGCGGCTGCCCGTTCGAGCTGGAGGTGTCGGCCGATGCGATCGATCGCGCCCTCTGCGTCCTGTTGCCCAAGGGAAACTGACATGTTGGGCAAGCCCGTCTTCTCGCTTCCGGGGCCTGTCGAGGCTGCGACGTCACTATCCTCCCTCTCGATCGACAGGCCCTCTCTCCGCCCCGTTCGTCACGAACGGCCGAAGATCTGGGACCTGCCCAAGAGTTGCCACTGCGTGACGCTCGGCACCTGCCTGACCCTGGCGGAGTTGCGCAAGACCGCGAAACGGCTCGGCCTCTTCCACGGCGTCGAACTGATGACGGACTACGAGTTGCACGGGGCTTTCGTGCACTCCATGTCGAACCGCAACCGCGCCTCCGGGGCCGTCCAGAAGCTTCTCGACGCCAACCACGCCGGAGCGGTGCGCAAGGCGTCTCGCTGCCGCTCGGAAGAGGAGCTATCGGCCTTCTGGGATCGCGAAGTCGCCGAGGGACAGATCGCGGGCGCCTTCTGGGCCGTGATGAGCCACGTTCATCTCGGCGGAGCGCTGGAAGTCCGCGTCTTCGGCGAGGTGCACATGATGTCGCACCTCTGCGGCGCCTCGCACCGTGGCGACGCCCGCGCCCGCTCGCTGGCCGAGCAACAGTGCGCCACCCTCGCCCGCCGGCTTGAGCAGGCCAATGCCGGCCATCTGGAAGCGCTGGCCGGCCGCGACCGGGAGATTGGACGCCTGACCCGTCTGGTGTCTGGCATCGAGCCCTTCGTGCGGGAGGCGGCAACGTTGCGCGCCCGTGTCGCCGAGTTGGAAGGCGGGGAGCAAACGGCACGCCTTGCCGGCAAAGCCGACGACCTTGCCCGCCGGCTCGATCTCGCCCTTCGCCGCAACGACCGGCTCGTCGCCGAAGTGGAGGCCCTGACTGGCCGCCTCGCCGCCGCGGAGGCGCGAGCCGAGGACCTGTCCGACCGATTGGCCGAGGCTTCGCCCTGCCCAGTCGGCGCCTGCGCCGAAGACTGCCCGTTCAACCTCGAAGGACGGTGCATCGCCTATATCGGCGGGCGACCACGCACCGTGTCGCGCATGCGCGATCTCGTCGAACGCTGTCGCGGTTCCCTGATCCACCATGACGGCGGCGCCGAACAATCGGCCGAAGCGCTGGACGGCGTACTCGGCCGTGCCGACGTGGTGATGTTCCCGGTCGACTGCGTCAGCCACACCGCCGTCGAGAAACTGAAGACGATCTGCGGCCGCATGAACAAGACCTACCTGCCGCTGTCCTCGGCGAGCTACTCGTCCTTCGCCAGCGAACTCGCCCGAGTGTAGGGGGACGACCGGCTATCCCTACCCGGCCCGCTCCTGCTACCTTCCCGACGACGGACACCTGCCGGTCCGAAATCAGGAGAGCGCCTTGCAGCGGGTAACCATCACACTGGACGACGACCTCGTCGAGGAAATCGATGCCTTCATCGCCCGGCGTGGCTATCAGAATCGCTCCGAGGCGATCCGCGACCTGGCGCGCGCCGGGCTCGGGGAACTGGCGACGACCGTCGATCCCGAGCGCGAT
This genomic interval carries:
- the ybaK gene encoding Cys-tRNA(Pro) deacylase; translated protein: MSRTTRATQFLDKARVAYETVTYDYDPDADRIGMQAAEAIGAEPFRVLKTLMAEVDGKPVCVVVPSDHEVSMKRLAAAFGGKSAQMMKPAEAERVTGYHVGGISPFGQKKRVPTAFEEAALAHETVYMNGGQRGLQVHLKPADAVKALDAKAVPLVAD
- a CDS encoding alpha/beta fold hydrolase, coding for MLVHGFGADRRTFTANQPALSAVADVWSLDLPGHGASPWTEGMAPSAVAFADAIRSALDEAGVGRVDMVGHSLGGAVSGVFAARHPDRVRSLTALAASGLGRPVPRVFVETLPTLTDVEATEHLLQRLFVRKSLANRRLALYMLDELEKPGRRAALSRIASEMTAISAEADAAFHKVAEAGLPRLVIWGAGDAVNPLDEDRLVAVGGERFVIPEVGHLPHVEAAVAVNRRLPAFLAGLAA
- a CDS encoding DUF2325 domain-containing protein, which encodes MLGKPVFSLPGPVEAATSLSSLSIDRPSLRPVRHERPKIWDLPKSCHCVTLGTCLTLAELRKTAKRLGLFHGVELMTDYELHGAFVHSMSNRNRASGAVQKLLDANHAGAVRKASRCRSEEELSAFWDREVAEGQIAGAFWAVMSHVHLGGALEVRVFGEVHMMSHLCGASHRGDARARSLAEQQCATLARRLEQANAGHLEALAGRDREIGRLTRLVSGIEPFVREAATLRARVAELEGGEQTARLAGKADDLARRLDLALRRNDRLVAEVEALTGRLAAAEARAEDLSDRLAEASPCPVGACAEDCPFNLEGRCIAYIGGRPRTVSRMRDLVERCRGSLIHHDGGAEQSAEALDGVLGRADVVMFPVDCVSHTAVEKLKTICGRMNKTYLPLSSASYSSFASELARV